The following proteins are co-located in the Acinetobacter sp. NCu2D-2 genome:
- a CDS encoding GNAT family N-acetyltransferase: MIVRQAQAEDLEKLTILFDEYRQFYGASSNLTLSGDFLEQRFKDGQTVIFINTKDDAFTGFILLYLGFSSVACSTYFILDDVYVTPAFRRQGAARQLINTAILYAKSQNGLRISLETQKNNFQSHELYESMGFMKDNEFQTYHCFLK, encoded by the coding sequence ATGATCGTCCGACAGGCTCAAGCTGAAGACCTCGAAAAACTCACTATTCTTTTTGATGAGTATCGTCAGTTTTATGGTGCTTCATCCAATCTCACCTTATCTGGTGATTTCTTAGAACAACGTTTTAAGGATGGTCAAACAGTCATTTTTATTAATACTAAAGATGATGCATTTACAGGTTTTATCCTCCTGTATTTAGGTTTTTCTTCGGTTGCATGTTCCACTTATTTTATATTGGATGATGTGTATGTCACACCCGCATTTAGACGCCAAGGTGCGGCACGTCAACTGATTAATACCGCAATCTTATACGCAAAAAGTCAAAATGGTTTACGTATTAGCCTCGAAACACAGAAGAATAATTTCCAATCCCACGAGCTATACGAGTCCATGGGATTTATGAAAGACAACGAATTTCAGACTTATCACTGTTTCTTAAAATAA
- a CDS encoding AAA family ATPase: MKQETALKLLKAGENVFLTGSAGAGKTYTLNQYINYLKARKVAVAITASTGIAATHMNGMTIHTWAGIGIKDALSEDDLKRMKERKYLKEHLENAQVLIIDEISMLHAKQLNLVNKVLKYFKESDEAFGGIQVIVAGDFFQLPPVGKNDERNRDKFCFMSDAWVEAKFRVCYLTEQHRQGNDYLNDILNAIRAQAITPEHRNALQGTRHQDIGETYTRLYTHNMDVDSINYRHLNEIDNEPRQFDAQCDGNEKLIETLKSSVRAPESLTLKKHAKVMFVKNNFDMGYINGSLGEVIGFEEDDEYGVLPKVKLTDGTTLLVEPETWSVDNDAGKTIASFQQIPLRLAWAITIHKSQGMTLEAAEIDLSHTFENGQGYVALSRLKTLDGLRLKGFNDQALELDSLAIKADRRFQELSNEAEDHFDNIDLTPQHKAFIRHCGGTLNEVEIERNEKKIARNATKQNYASATLDETRELFEEGYEISDIATERGLTPATIINHLGRLHKEQGLDISVAHPGDEVVEQVRKIYKRLTKRQNAEHFNDDGSIKLRPIVELTSPRMGYDQVRLALLFVE, translated from the coding sequence ATGAAACAGGAAACTGCGCTTAAGTTACTCAAAGCAGGGGAAAATGTCTTTTTAACAGGCTCTGCGGGTGCTGGTAAAACCTATACGTTGAATCAATACATCAATTATCTAAAAGCGCGTAAAGTGGCAGTCGCGATCACAGCTTCGACAGGGATTGCAGCGACCCATATGAATGGGATGACGATTCACACATGGGCAGGGATCGGAATTAAAGATGCCTTGTCTGAAGATGATCTCAAGCGCATGAAAGAGCGCAAATACTTAAAAGAACATTTAGAAAATGCCCAAGTCTTAATTATTGATGAAATCTCCATGCTGCATGCCAAACAGCTAAATTTAGTCAATAAAGTCCTTAAATATTTTAAAGAATCTGATGAAGCCTTTGGTGGCATTCAAGTGATTGTGGCAGGGGATTTTTTCCAGTTACCGCCTGTAGGTAAAAACGACGAACGTAATCGCGATAAATTCTGCTTTATGTCGGATGCATGGGTGGAAGCCAAATTCCGAGTGTGTTATCTAACAGAGCAACATCGTCAAGGAAATGATTACCTGAACGATATTTTAAATGCGATTCGCGCTCAAGCCATTACCCCTGAACATCGTAATGCGCTACAGGGAACACGTCATCAAGATATTGGTGAAACCTATACGCGTTTATATACCCATAATATGGATGTCGATAGTATTAACTATCGTCATTTAAATGAAATTGATAATGAACCTCGTCAGTTTGATGCCCAGTGCGATGGGAATGAAAAACTGATTGAAACTTTAAAATCTTCTGTACGTGCACCTGAATCACTCACTTTAAAGAAACACGCTAAAGTCATGTTTGTGAAAAATAACTTTGATATGGGTTATATCAACGGTAGCTTAGGTGAAGTGATAGGTTTTGAAGAGGATGATGAATATGGTGTATTGCCGAAAGTGAAACTCACCGATGGAACAACTTTACTGGTTGAACCCGAGACTTGGTCAGTCGATAATGATGCAGGTAAAACCATTGCCAGCTTCCAACAAATCCCGCTTCGTCTTGCATGGGCGATTACTATTCATAAATCACAAGGTATGACCTTAGAGGCGGCAGAAATTGATTTAAGTCATACCTTTGAAAATGGTCAGGGTTATGTGGCGTTATCGCGTTTAAAAACTTTAGATGGTTTACGTTTGAAAGGTTTTAATGATCAAGCTTTGGAATTAGACAGTCTAGCTATTAAAGCAGATCGCCGTTTTCAGGAGCTTTCCAATGAAGCAGAAGACCACTTTGATAATATTGATCTAACTCCACAGCATAAAGCCTTTATCCGTCACTGTGGCGGTACGCTAAATGAAGTCGAAATTGAGCGCAATGAAAAGAAAATTGCACGAAATGCGACAAAGCAAAACTATGCATCAGCAACCTTAGATGAAACGCGCGAGTTATTTGAAGAAGGTTATGAGATCTCAGATATTGCGACAGAACGTGGCTTAACCCCAGCAACAATTATCAATCATCTAGGACGTTTGCATAAAGAACAAGGTTTGGATATTTCTGTTGCACATCCGGGTGATGAAGTTGTTGAGCAAGTGAGAAAAATTTATAAACGTTTAACTAAACGCCAAAATGCAGAACATTTCAATGATGATGGGTCTATCAAGTTACGTCCAATCGTGGAATTAACTTCTCCGCGTATGGGCTATGATCAAGTGCGTTTAGCCTTATTATTTGTCGAATAG
- a CDS encoding DUF441 domain-containing protein translates to MSQLDLNLLVLLILLACGIFSHNTAVTIAAAVLIVLKITPLSQFMPYVQAHGLNIGIIILTIGVLSPIASGKISGESILKSFLSWKSLLAVAIGVFVAWLGGRGVKLMGSQPNIVAGLLLGTVAGVALLRGVPVGPLIAAGLLSLLIGTK, encoded by the coding sequence ATGTCCCAACTTGATCTGAATCTCCTCGTTTTATTAATTTTATTGGCCTGTGGCATCTTCAGTCACAATACCGCTGTCACAATCGCAGCTGCAGTGCTGATTGTTTTAAAAATTACGCCGCTCAGTCAGTTTATGCCCTATGTGCAAGCGCATGGCTTAAATATCGGGATTATCATTTTGACGATTGGCGTATTAAGTCCGATTGCAAGCGGTAAGATTTCGGGTGAAAGCATTTTAAAATCATTCCTGAGCTGGAAGTCTTTGTTGGCAGTTGCAATTGGTGTTTTTGTCGCTTGGCTTGGCGGTCGTGGTGTCAAATTAATGGGAAGTCAGCCCAATATCGTTGCGGGGCTACTGCTTGGAACCGTTGCCGGTGTGGCATTACTTCGTGGAGTACCTGTTGGACCATTGATTGCAGCAGGGCTATTATCCCTGTTGATTGGCACGAAATAA
- a CDS encoding PcfJ domain-containing protein: MEQDHLVQQYQRLAKQMTRISQNLNAIYVDQMAIVGNLTAQNMFKILQEQHAVSLLDGLFELQFHTPRTMRKHAEQALVVFEVKQPSCYSEKLEEFFLQDLYFLTGDQKPQHSIFLREKAQHLRQMIIDEVYRWVNGKRRVQAFLEQLSYVQADILDHLLIKAGFYKKPLMINHVMHDEAIPESIIEILEDIFSLHYLAEDDFLSVQSLMQCLDDFCFSADEFLNPEIYRIMSLSFEERFNLQELNEHEDDVNLLFQHALERNNMLGFVRLMNRDYWKQDNLLAKKNFLEVSPTLWQKKVAKLPLFDCRRAVNWVFKQSPEVLDWLSANIQHSSVRVAVTAMSFVDTHHVHPQIILSTLQYFQYASARLFIHSAHHMAMQHGWFQHENNKQVVLKGTRQAVDDHRVAISPSILYLDEWMCLIRDVVKMDDAVLKKVYIGLSRVMQAYMQHLHKMTEHLSEDLLDFIRPQKQQNRDFFTVLQRYRIQLEDFRKVFYLQLGNVRESVFDSYVRDYLADYFSSHKDVPKSLTWNGLFHQAVEWHDMIQKQEIIAKLKKEFALARWKSLSHTPVVQYFNWNFEELKTIDDIIETSKRFRNCLAASYAQRIIEGEYAVFHMSHRDLAEPLLLGCYLRSHHLVFDQLEYPNNQKAEAEYCNIAIHFVNWFNQQLSQ, encoded by the coding sequence ATGGAACAGGATCATTTAGTACAACAGTATCAACGACTCGCCAAACAGATGACACGGATTTCTCAAAATTTAAATGCGATCTATGTTGATCAAATGGCGATTGTGGGTAACTTGACGGCTCAAAATATGTTTAAAATCCTGCAAGAACAGCATGCTGTGTCTTTGCTAGATGGTCTATTTGAGCTGCAGTTTCATACACCGCGTACCATGCGCAAACATGCCGAACAGGCTTTGGTGGTATTTGAAGTTAAACAGCCGAGTTGTTATTCAGAAAAACTAGAAGAATTTTTCTTACAAGATCTTTATTTTCTAACAGGTGACCAAAAGCCGCAGCACTCTATTTTTCTGCGTGAAAAAGCTCAGCATTTAAGACAAATGATCATTGATGAAGTGTATCGCTGGGTCAATGGCAAACGTCGTGTGCAGGCCTTTTTAGAGCAACTGTCTTACGTGCAAGCAGATATATTAGATCATCTGCTAATTAAAGCAGGATTTTATAAAAAACCATTGATGATTAATCATGTCATGCATGATGAGGCAATTCCAGAATCGATCATCGAAATATTAGAAGATATTTTCTCACTGCATTATTTAGCTGAGGATGATTTTCTATCTGTGCAAAGCCTCATGCAGTGTTTGGATGACTTTTGTTTTAGTGCGGATGAGTTTTTAAATCCTGAGATCTATCGCATTATGAGTTTGTCATTTGAAGAACGTTTCAACTTGCAAGAGCTGAATGAGCATGAGGATGATGTCAATTTATTATTTCAGCATGCTTTAGAACGAAACAATATGCTCGGTTTTGTTCGTTTAATGAATCGAGACTACTGGAAACAAGATAACCTGTTAGCCAAGAAAAACTTTTTGGAAGTCAGTCCGACACTCTGGCAAAAGAAAGTCGCAAAACTGCCATTGTTTGATTGTAGGCGAGCCGTGAATTGGGTGTTTAAACAATCGCCTGAAGTCTTAGATTGGCTGAGTGCCAATATCCAGCACAGTAGTGTGCGTGTTGCTGTAACGGCAATGAGTTTTGTCGATACGCATCATGTTCACCCACAAATTATTTTGTCCACCTTGCAATATTTCCAATATGCATCTGCACGTTTATTTATTCATTCTGCGCATCATATGGCGATGCAGCACGGTTGGTTCCAACATGAAAATAATAAACAGGTGGTGCTGAAAGGAACACGTCAGGCGGTTGATGATCATCGCGTTGCCATTAGTCCTTCTATTTTGTATTTAGATGAATGGATGTGTTTAATCCGTGATGTAGTCAAAATGGATGATGCGGTTCTGAAGAAAGTCTATATCGGGCTTAGCCGTGTTATGCAGGCTTATATGCAGCATCTACACAAAATGACAGAGCATTTATCGGAAGATTTACTCGATTTTATCCGACCACAGAAGCAGCAAAATCGCGATTTTTTTACCGTCTTACAGCGTTATCGTATTCAGCTTGAAGATTTTAGAAAGGTCTTTTATTTACAGTTAGGCAATGTCCGTGAATCTGTCTTTGATAGTTATGTACGGGATTATTTGGCTGATTATTTTTCTTCGCATAAAGATGTGCCAAAAAGTTTGACGTGGAATGGACTGTTCCACCAAGCAGTAGAATGGCACGACATGATTCAAAAACAGGAAATTATTGCCAAACTGAAAAAAGAGTTTGCCCTCGCACGTTGGAAAAGTTTGAGTCATACACCTGTTGTGCAGTACTTCAATTGGAACTTCGAAGAACTTAAAACCATTGATGACATTATTGAAACTTCTAAGCGTTTCAGGAATTGCTTAGCCGCAAGTTACGCGCAGCGAATTATTGAAGGGGAGTACGCCGTATTCCATATGAGTCACCGCGATTTGGCTGAACCTTTGCTATTAGGTTGTTATTTAAGAAGTCATCATTTGGTCTTCGATCAACTTGAATATCCGAATAACCAAAAGGCCGAAGCGGAATACTGCAATATCGCAATTCATTTTGTGAATTGGTTTAATCAGCAATTGAGTCAGTAG
- a CDS encoding lysophospholipid acyltransferase family protein has product MHIGHDAKWIKRLTALSKLYFTPTFLGAEHIDASKPAMYVGNHSIYGVFDSPIIVDYLYNEHKVAVVSIADHSHFYIPLWRDIFKKFGAIDGVKEYVREAMRQGYSILVFPGGGREVSKRDGEQYQLIWKERYGFLKLAQEFNYDIVPFAALGGDELYEIGLDATRITDNKLFKSLLKIPKVDSFLRHGDVIPSLPKHLIPKRLPFYFQFLAPQSIAHIQTQEELVDYRDTLQQSIYTALNDLKQKRKLDYPEKF; this is encoded by the coding sequence ATGCACATTGGGCATGATGCGAAATGGATCAAAAGACTAACCGCCTTATCTAAATTGTATTTCACGCCCACTTTTTTAGGTGCGGAGCATATTGATGCCTCCAAACCTGCGATGTATGTCGGTAATCATTCAATCTATGGTGTATTTGATTCACCTATTATTGTGGATTACCTCTACAACGAACATAAAGTGGCTGTGGTCAGTATTGCTGATCATAGCCATTTTTATATTCCGCTTTGGCGCGATATTTTTAAAAAGTTTGGCGCTATTGATGGTGTGAAAGAATATGTTCGTGAAGCCATGCGGCAGGGCTATTCAATATTGGTTTTTCCTGGTGGCGGTCGGGAAGTGTCCAAAAGGGATGGGGAACAATATCAACTCATCTGGAAAGAGCGCTATGGGTTTTTAAAACTCGCTCAAGAGTTTAATTATGATATTGTGCCTTTTGCTGCCTTAGGCGGTGATGAACTTTATGAGATTGGGCTTGATGCCACACGTATTACGGACAATAAACTGTTTAAATCATTACTTAAAATTCCAAAAGTAGATTCCTTTTTACGTCATGGTGATGTAATTCCATCTTTACCTAAACATCTGATTCCAAAACGCTTACCATTTTATTTTCAGTTTTTAGCGCCCCAATCTATTGCGCATATTCAGACTCAGGAAGAGCTTGTAGACTATCGAGATACATTACAACAAAGTATTTACACGGCTTTAAATGACTTAAAACAGAAAAGAAAATTGGATTATCCTGAAAAATTTTAA
- a CDS encoding type II toxin-antitoxin system RelB/DinJ family antitoxin, producing MRKTEVYQIRLDSQEKKQAFAVFKQLGITPAQAVRLFFKQVVLTKSIPFSIENQNINLEQLIKLRKLKQNEVKHANSLGLVANQSEQADLDLQTEDDDFDLFEELNAILGESDKT from the coding sequence ATGAGAAAAACTGAAGTCTATCAAATTCGCCTGGATTCCCAAGAAAAGAAACAGGCATTTGCAGTATTTAAGCAATTGGGGATCACACCAGCACAAGCGGTGCGACTGTTCTTTAAGCAAGTGGTTTTGACTAAATCAATCCCCTTCTCGATTGAAAATCAAAATATCAACTTAGAGCAATTGATTAAACTGCGTAAGTTAAAGCAAAACGAAGTGAAACATGCCAATTCGTTGGGGCTAGTCGCTAATCAATCTGAACAAGCAGATTTAGACTTGCAAACTGAAGATGATGATTTTGATTTGTTTGAAGAACTAAATGCCATTCTAGGTGAAAGTGATAAAACCTAA
- a CDS encoding beta-ketoacyl-ACP synthase III — MGIRITGTGLYHPEDVITNEELVEALNAYVEQYNSENAEKIAAGELEARRGSSAEFIEKASGVKARYVAEKSGILDPKRLRPLLRERSNDELSIQAEWGVTAAKQAMENAGVTAEDIDVVILSCSNLQRAYPAVAIEIQTALGIQGYAYDMNVACSAATFGIKQAYDAIKAGARRVLLVNVEITSGHTDFRSRDCHFIFGDVATASIIEETETKTGFEVEDIQLFTQFSNNIRNNFGFLNPSETTNADDKRFRQDGRKVFKEVCPLVAKMITKQLEKNQIAPQDVKRFWLHQANASMNELILKLVVGKEHAQPDLVPIILDEFANTSSAGVIIALHRTADQVNDGEYGVLCSFGAGYSVGSVLVKKHVVA, encoded by the coding sequence ATGGGCATCCGCATTACGGGTACAGGTCTTTATCATCCAGAAGATGTCATCACCAATGAAGAATTGGTTGAGGCACTTAATGCTTATGTGGAACAGTACAACAGCGAAAATGCTGAAAAAATCGCGGCAGGCGAACTCGAAGCACGCCGTGGTTCTAGCGCAGAATTTATTGAAAAAGCATCAGGCGTAAAAGCGCGTTATGTTGCAGAAAAAAGCGGGATCTTAGATCCGAAACGTTTACGTCCTTTGCTACGTGAACGTTCAAATGATGAATTGTCGATTCAAGCAGAGTGGGGCGTAACTGCTGCCAAACAAGCGATGGAAAATGCAGGCGTGACTGCTGAAGACATCGATGTGGTGATTTTGTCTTGCTCAAACTTACAACGTGCATATCCTGCGGTTGCGATTGAAATTCAAACTGCACTTGGGATCCAAGGTTATGCCTATGATATGAACGTGGCATGTTCGGCTGCAACATTTGGTATTAAGCAAGCGTACGATGCGATTAAAGCAGGTGCGCGCCGTGTATTACTAGTAAATGTTGAAATTACATCAGGTCATACAGACTTCCGTTCACGTGACTGTCACTTCATTTTTGGTGATGTGGCAACAGCTTCAATTATTGAAGAAACTGAAACTAAGACTGGTTTTGAAGTTGAAGACATTCAATTATTCACACAGTTCTCAAACAACATCCGCAATAACTTTGGTTTCTTAAACCCAAGTGAAACCACCAATGCTGATGACAAACGTTTCCGCCAAGACGGTCGTAAAGTATTTAAAGAAGTCTGTCCATTGGTTGCAAAAATGATTACCAAGCAATTGGAGAAAAATCAAATTGCTCCGCAAGATGTAAAACGTTTCTGGTTACACCAAGCCAACGCCAGCATGAACGAACTCATTCTGAAATTGGTGGTAGGTAAAGAACACGCGCAGCCTGATCTTGTGCCAATCATTTTGGATGAATTTGCCAATACCTCATCTGCAGGTGTGATCATTGCTCTACACCGTACAGCTGACCAAGTAAATGACGGCGAATACGGCGTATTATGTTCATTTGGTGCAGGTTATTCAGTGGGTTCTGTACTTGTTAAGAAACATGTTGTGGCTTAA
- a CDS encoding MFS transporter — protein MPKVQWIAKDLWIIAAGFAAAMHVGKLPAAIPVLQAELGLSLVQSGLLLSCIQCCGMFFALLIGSNNDKIGLKNCILLGLSLLSLGSIIAGLTQSVIALFATRVIEGIGFLLITLSGPALIRHLVPTTSLSAKMGLWTAYMGGGMGIALISAPFLIEQLSWSAVWFGYAFCTLIVLAGLALYIPAPDKHPSSVKVKHLILQTIKHPPAWCLALIFFSYSGQWLALVGFLPTIYANNQISPTLAGVMTATVSVTNAIGTFICGLMLQRGISAKKIFIQSFIVLALCTSIFYSFTTELHYLIQFVIAFLFSLVGGFIAACVFTQALEHAPNPMAISTTVGLILQLSAISQFMMPPLVAFVVTQTASWAFASAIMALFSAFGILLCVLLYRWVSKKQIKDAVLSS, from the coding sequence ATGCCGAAAGTGCAATGGATAGCAAAAGATCTATGGATTATTGCAGCAGGTTTTGCTGCAGCGATGCATGTGGGGAAGCTTCCAGCCGCTATTCCTGTACTTCAAGCCGAACTAGGTTTGTCTTTGGTGCAGTCGGGGTTATTACTCTCATGTATCCAATGTTGTGGGATGTTCTTTGCACTCTTAATTGGCAGTAATAACGATAAAATCGGTTTAAAAAATTGTATTTTGCTTGGACTTTCTTTACTTAGTCTTGGGAGTATTATTGCGGGACTGACACAATCTGTTATTGCGTTGTTTGCTACACGCGTGATTGAAGGCATTGGTTTCTTACTTATTACGCTGTCAGGACCTGCTTTAATTCGACATTTAGTCCCAACTACAAGTTTGTCTGCAAAAATGGGACTTTGGACAGCCTATATGGGCGGTGGTATGGGCATTGCCTTGATTTCCGCGCCATTTCTTATTGAGCAGCTGAGTTGGTCTGCGGTGTGGTTTGGCTATGCTTTTTGCACCTTGATTGTGTTGGCTGGCTTGGCTTTATATATTCCCGCACCTGACAAACACCCATCTTCTGTAAAAGTAAAACATTTAATTCTACAGACCATTAAACATCCGCCTGCATGGTGTCTGGCGCTCATTTTCTTTAGTTACTCGGGTCAATGGCTCGCGCTAGTCGGTTTTTTGCCTACGATTTATGCGAATAATCAGATTTCGCCGACTTTGGCAGGTGTCATGACAGCTACTGTATCTGTTACTAATGCGATTGGAACATTTATTTGTGGCTTGATGTTACAGCGTGGGATCTCAGCTAAAAAAATCTTTATACAAAGTTTTATCGTACTGGCTTTATGTACCAGCATTTTTTATTCCTTTACGACAGAGCTGCATTACTTAATTCAATTCGTGATTGCATTTTTATTTTCATTGGTGGGTGGTTTTATCGCGGCATGTGTATTTACACAAGCACTTGAACATGCTCCAAATCCAATGGCAATTAGTACAACAGTTGGACTGATTTTACAGTTATCAGCCATTTCTCAATTTATGATGCCACCTTTGGTTGCTTTTGTCGTAACACAAACGGCTTCGTGGGCATTTGCGAGTGCAATTATGGCGCTGTTTTCAGCCTTTGGAATTCTACTCTGCGTTTTGCTCTATCGATGGGTGTCAAAAAAACAAATCAAGGACGCAGTGTTATCGAGCTAG
- a CDS encoding pseudouridine synthase, whose protein sequence is MLLEKMLQSQGFGSRKHCQQLIKNGLVTIHGEIMDNPKTKLDLNGLEYTVHGHRYQYREKVYIALNKPQGYECSHQATHHFSVFDLFDDVLLNRNIQCVGRLDQDTTGLLLLTDDGQFLQALTHPKKHVAKVYQMDLADAVTDEQIQQLTKGVELRNEDGVFAATDVQRLDTHTLHMTIHQGVYHQVKRMLAAVGNKVERLHRAQIGTLQLNDLAEGEWIFLNEAQITQAKFRSTDA, encoded by the coding sequence ATGCTACTGGAGAAAATGTTGCAATCACAGGGGTTTGGATCACGCAAACATTGTCAGCAACTGATTAAAAATGGCTTGGTCACTATTCACGGTGAAATCATGGATAATCCAAAAACTAAACTGGATTTAAATGGTTTGGAATATACCGTACATGGTCATCGATATCAGTATCGAGAAAAAGTCTACATTGCCTTAAATAAACCGCAAGGTTATGAATGTTCACATCAAGCGACACATCATTTTAGTGTGTTTGATTTATTTGATGATGTTTTGTTGAATCGCAATATTCAGTGTGTGGGGCGGCTTGATCAAGATACCACTGGGCTTTTGCTTTTAACTGACGATGGACAGTTTTTACAAGCATTGACGCACCCGAAAAAACATGTAGCGAAAGTGTATCAGATGGATCTTGCGGATGCGGTGACAGATGAACAAATACAACAACTCACGAAGGGTGTAGAACTACGTAATGAAGATGGTGTATTTGCTGCAACGGATGTGCAGCGATTAGATACGCACACCTTGCACATGACGATTCATCAGGGTGTATATCATCAAGTGAAACGCATGCTTGCTGCAGTGGGCAACAAAGTAGAGCGTTTGCATCGTGCTCAGATTGGTACATTACAACTGAATGATTTAGCTGAAGGTGAATGGATCTTCTTAAATGAAGCACAAATTACGCAAGCTAAGTTCCGTTCAACTGATGCTTGA